In Gordonia sp. SL306, the genomic window CGTCGTCAGGTGCGCCAGCTCGATGAAGTCCTCACCGACGTCGATGACCTCGACCATCGGTCCACCGCCGTCGCGCAGCCATCGGAGTCCGGCCGCCTCGGCACGAAAGAAATCCGGATCGACGTCACGGCGATCCTTGCGGAAGCCGCGGGTCATGTGGACGAGACGTCGGTGCCGTTCTGCGCGGCGGCCTTGCGTTCCAACGACCGTGCGCTGACCCGTGCCAGGTGGTCGAACTGGTTGTTGGCCACCCGCATCAGGATCTCGTAGGGCAATGCGAACTTGCGCGCCCACCAGTATCCGAAGCGAATGTCGAACGAGGTGTAGACGAGGAAATGATTCTTCCGAATCCCCTTGAGGATTGCCGCCGCCGCGGTTTCGGGCGTGACGGCGACCTTGTGGAACCGCGCGATCTGTGACTTGATCCGCGGGTCGTCGCGGTTGATGCCGGCGATCTCCACGCTGTCGACCAGAGGCGTGTCGACACCGCCCGGGCACACCAGAGACACCCCGATGCCGTGCCGCCGCAGGTCGAATCGGAGGACTTCCGACACGCCTCGCAATCCGAATTTGCTCGCGCTGTACGCCGCGTGCCACGGCAGCGCCAACAACCCCGCCGCCGACGACACGTTCACCAGATGACCGCCCTGACCGCGTCGGATCATCTGCGGCACAAAGCATTCGATGACGTGGATGGGGCCCATCAGATTGACGTCCACCATGGTGCGCCAGTGTCGGTGTTCGAGGTTCTCGACGGTCCCCCACGCCGACACACCAGCGATGTTCATGACGACGTCGGCCACGCCGACCTCGGCGTCCACCTGATTGGCGAACGAGCGGACCCAGTCGTAATCCGAGATGTCCCCGGCCTGGTGGTAGACAACCGCGCCGCCCGCGTCGTTGATCTCTCGCACCACCGCGTCGAGTGGATCGGCATGCAGGTCCGTCAACACCAGCCGTGCACCATTCCTGGCCGAGGCGATCGCGGTTGCCCGGCCGATCCCGCTCGCGGCACCGGTGATCAGCACGATGCGGTCACGCAGCGTGGGCACCGGTGTCGACATGACGATCAGATCCTTGAGCCCCATGACACCACCCTAGGCGCTGCATCCCGCACCGACGACGGCCTTGGCCGAGCCGAGCACCGTCATCCGATGGGCAACTTGCCGCCGAACAGCCCGTAGACCACCGTCAGCATCGCCTTGAGCACCTGCGCCGAGACGTCCTGCCCCTGACCGAGGAGCAACTGGGTGATCGCCTTCGGGTCGTCGGTGCCCAGCAGTTGCTGGACGAACGGGATGACCGTGGCGAGCCCGCTGTCGTCGCTCTCGGGAGTCGACGGTGTCGTCGAGTTGGGCGCCGCCGAATTGGGTGCCGTCGAGTTCGGTGCTGGCGAGTTGGGTGCCGCCGGTGCCGGAGCAGGCGCGGCCGCCGGGCCGCGGACATAGTCGAGAATGCCGTCGGTGACCGCCATCGCGTACTTGAGCTGTCCGTCCTTACCCGAAAGTGACGCCGCCTCAGCCGGATTCGACAGGTTTCCCATCTCGATGAACACCGCGGGAACCTTCGTCAGGTTCACCGCCGCGATGTCCGACCGGGTCTGCAGACCCTTGGTGACACCCGCGTAGTTGGCCTCGGGGAAACCGGCCTTCACGAATGCGTCACGCATGGCCGACGAGGCCTTGCGGCCTTCCCCACCCTGGACGCGGCTCACCGTGCCGTCCGGGACCGGCAGCTGCGGCACGATCATGTGGAAGCCCTTCTTGGCCGCATCCGAACCAGCGGAGGTCGAATCCGCGTGCAGGCTCACCGCGACGGCGGCACCGGAACGGCTGGCGGCCGCAGCCCGCTGGTCCACACAGCCACCCCATCCCGTGTCGTCGGGTCGGCTGAGGAACACACGCGCACCCTGGCTCTCCAGGCCTGCCTTCACCAACTGGGTGATCTGCCAGTTGACGGTGTGCTCCTTGGTGCCGTTCACGCCGGTCGCACCCGACGTCTGGCAGTCCTTCTTGCCGCCTCGCCCGTCGGGCACCTGAGCGTTGAGTTTGTGTCCGGCCGAGCCGCCCTGGTGCCCGGGATCGAGGAAGATCGTCTTGCCCGCCAGGACGGTGCCGGTCGGTTGCGGCGCCGCGACGGCGTCGGGGGCCGCGATGGTCGTCATCGTGCCGGCCGTCAGGGTGAGCGCGGACACCGCCGCGACGACGATGCGCCGCCGTCGGCCGATCATCCGTCCCCCGGAACGCCGGGTCATCACAGTCTGGGTCATCACACACCGGGCGCCATCCGACCTGCGGTCGGACCGGCGCCACACTCCCTTCCAAGATGCAACACTGGCCACTTTAGTCACATTGGTAACAGTGAAACAGGCTGCCAGACGAAACGAAAATTCGCGACCTGCGGCGATACAAACCGTTAGGGAGCTGTGACATCACGCCGTGCACAATCGGGCCTCATACCGGACCTCACACCGACGAGAGATATCGCGTGATGCTGAGGATGCCGTGCTCGTCGGGGGTACCGTCGCCGACCGTCGCCTGGAGCCCACGATGCGCCTCAGACGGGTCGAGACCTGCACCGATCACCACCAGGCGCGAGATCCTCGGTTCGCCCGACCACGGCAGCCGCTGCACCCGGACGAACCCGCCGACGGCGTGCACCACGAACTTCTGACGGTGCCCCGGCACGTCGAAGGCGGCGACACCCTTGATCCGGTAGCACCCGGCAGGCGGACGCTCGAGAAGTGCGGCCAGTCGCCGCGGATCGAGCGGCGCCTCGCTGACGAACTCGACGGATTGGTACCCGTCGTGCAGGTGGGTGTGGCCGGAATGATCGTCGCCGTCATGACCGTGGTCGTGGCCGAGGCCCTGGTCATCGACTTCCGCGAGGAGCGCGTCGAGGGTCAGTTGACCGCCCGATGCGGTCGAGGTGACCGGTCGATCGGTGGCGTCGAACAACAGCCCGGGATCGACCACGGCATCGGTGGTGACGACCGTCGGCGCCGAGTCGTTGACGGCACCGACCAGGTCGCGCACACCGGCCAGCCCGGCGTCGTCGACGAGGTCTGCCTTGTTGATCACCACCAGGTCGGCGATCTCGATGTGCCGGTCCACCTCCGGGTGGCGCCGACGCAGATCGGTCAGAGCCGCCGCGTCGACCACATAGGCCAGGCCGCCGTACCGCAACCTCGCATCCGTGAGGCCGGTGATCATCCGGATCAGGGCGCGGGGCTCGGCGATGCCACTGGCCTCGATGACGATCACGTCGATCCCCGCGGCCGGCCGCAGCAGAGCGGTCAACGCGCTTTCGACCCCGTCGGCGTCGACGCTGCAGCACACACACCCGTTCGACAGGCTGACGGTCCCGTCGGCCTGACCGGCGATCAGCATCGCGTCGATGTTGATCGACCCGAAGTCGTTGACCAGCACGCCGATCCTGGTTCCCGACGCACTTCGCAGCAGGTGATTGAGCAGTGTCGTCTTGCCGGAACCCAGATACCCGGCAACAAGGACGACCGGTACCGATTCACGGGTCACCGTGATGCCGCCTCCAGTGACTCGCTGCTCGCACCCGCCTCGCAGCCGGGACAGATCACCGCGAGCTCGCGACCGAGGGCGTCGGGGAAGTTCGCCACGCCGCTGGTCTTCGCCCCACACCGTGCACAGGTGCCGACCACCGCGGCGTGATCGGAGAACTCGACCGTCATGCGGTTGTCGAACACATAGAGCGAGCCCTCCCACAGGCCGTCGTCGCCGAACTCCTCGCCGTAGCGTGCGATGCCGCCGTCGAGCTGGTAGACCTCCTGGAATCCTCGCGCCCGCATCAGGCTGCTGAGGACCTCGCAGCGCACCCCTCCGGTGCAGTAGGTGACGACCGGCCGGTCCTTGAGATGGTCGTAGGCCCCGCTGTCGAGGAGCGGGACGAAATCGCGCGTCGACTGCGCGCCGGTGACGACCGCTCCCGCGAAATGACCAACCTCGGCCTCGATCCGGTTCCGGCCGTCGAAGAAGACCACGTCCTCACCGCGGTCGGCCACCAGCTCGTTGACCTCGCCGGGGCTCAACCGGGTGCCCCCACCGACCACCCCGTCCTCATCGACGTGGACCTCGTCGGGCACGCCGAATGTGACGATCTCCGGCCGAACCCGAACGCTCAGTCGGGGAAAGTCGTCTCCCGTCCCGTCGGACCATTTGATGTCGGCGTGCTTGAACGCCGGATACGAGCGGGTGGCCTTGACGTACCTTTTCACCTGAACGATGTCGCCGCCGACGGTGCTGTTGATGCCGTGGGGTGACACGATGATCCTGCCGCGCAGGCCGTGCTGTTCACAGATGGCCTGTTGCCACAACCGGATGGCGTCGGGATCGGCCAGCGGTGTGAACACATAGAACAACACGATCTTGGGAGTCGACACAGTGCAAGGGTACGGACGACTGCGCAGGCGCTTTTCACATGTCTGCGTCGTCGGGGCCCTGGTAATGCTCGTCAGCGCGGGGTGTTCACTCACCTCGGGTACCGATCCGTCCCGGATCGTGCTGCCACCCACCGATGTGCTGTCCACCGAATCCGAGGTCGAGACCACGACGACCGCCCCTGCGCCGTCCACCCCCGATACCGCCGTCGCCCTGCCGGACTGGACGATCGGCCGCGTGATCGCGCTCGCACCTCGTGTCGACAATTCCCACTATCACCAGGGTTCGGTACGACCCAATTCCCCGATCGAGGACACGTCCGGCTTCCACTTCACCACTCCCGACCGCCGGGTGAACTGTTCCACCGGAACCAACGGCAGCGCCACGCTGGCCTGCCGACTGAACACGGAAACGCGCGGGAACCCACCGGCCGACACACCGAGCAGTTGCCGGTGGGCGCGCAATCTTGTGACGCTGAGCACCGATGATGCACAACGCGGTGCGTGCGCCAATCGCTATCCCGTCCTGTACCGGAGCACAATCGTGGACTACGGCCACACCATTTCGATCTCGCGGTTTTCCTGCCTCGTCGAGACGGCCGGAATGTACTGTCTCGAATCCAGGTCGAAGTCCGGATTCGCCATCACCCCAAGGGGTTACCTCCCGATTGCGGCCGGCGACCGCGCCCCGTCGGCGCTGACCGGAATACCCGAGTCGGCTTCCGAATCAGAGGCCGCGACCACGCGTGAGGGAAATCAGGAAACGCCTGTACCCAGTCCGCCCACTTCATGATCGAACTCCGGTAATCACCCGAGTCGTTATTCGCATACTCCAGGGAATGGTGGGGTTCTCAGGAACTTATTATTTCCGGACGTCTACCATGTATCCGACCAACAAAGAAACAATCGTTGTTGCTCCCGGCTTGCGCACGGCGAATGGTTGGTCGAGACAATTCAGGTGAGAACAGATTCTCACTCCGAGGACAGGGAGTTCACTATGGCGAAGAAGGAAATCGTCCAAGTCATTGATGACATCGATGGCAAGGTCCTCGACGATTACGAGACCGTGCGTTGGTCATTGGACGGAAAAGCCTACGAATTCGACACTTCGTCGAAGCATGCGGCGCAGTTCCGTGATTCGTTGGAGAAGTACGTCTCGGTATCGCGAGTGACGTCGTCGCGGGGCATCAA contains:
- a CDS encoding SDR family oxidoreductase, with translation MGLKDLIVMSTPVPTLRDRIVLITGAASGIGRATAIASARNGARLVLTDLHADPLDAVVREINDAGGAVVYHQAGDISDYDWVRSFANQVDAEVGVADVVMNIAGVSAWGTVENLEHRHWRTMVDVNLMGPIHVIECFVPQMIRRGQGGHLVNVSSAAGLLALPWHAAYSASKFGLRGVSEVLRFDLRRHGIGVSLVCPGGVDTPLVDSVEIAGINRDDPRIKSQIARFHKVAVTPETAAAAILKGIRKNHFLVYTSFDIRFGYWWARKFALPYEILMRVANNQFDHLARVSARSLERKAAAQNGTDVSST
- a CDS encoding N-acetylmuramoyl-L-alanine amidase encodes the protein MTQTVMTRRSGGRMIGRRRRIVVAAVSALTLTAGTMTTIAAPDAVAAPQPTGTVLAGKTIFLDPGHQGGSAGHKLNAQVPDGRGGKKDCQTSGATGVNGTKEHTVNWQITQLVKAGLESQGARVFLSRPDDTGWGGCVDQRAAAASRSGAAVAVSLHADSTSAGSDAAKKGFHMIVPQLPVPDGTVSRVQGGEGRKASSAMRDAFVKAGFPEANYAGVTKGLQTRSDIAAVNLTKVPAVFIEMGNLSNPAEAASLSGKDGQLKYAMAVTDGILDYVRGPAAAPAPAPAAPNSPAPNSTAPNSAAPNSTTPSTPESDDSGLATVIPFVQQLLGTDDPKAITQLLLGQGQDVSAQVLKAMLTVVYGLFGGKLPIG
- a CDS encoding CobW family GTP-binding protein, giving the protein MTRESVPVVLVAGYLGSGKTTLLNHLLRSASGTRIGVLVNDFGSINIDAMLIAGQADGTVSLSNGCVCCSVDADGVESALTALLRPAAGIDVIVIEASGIAEPRALIRMITGLTDARLRYGGLAYVVDAAALTDLRRRHPEVDRHIEIADLVVINKADLVDDAGLAGVRDLVGAVNDSAPTVVTTDAVVDPGLLFDATDRPVTSTASGGQLTLDALLAEVDDQGLGHDHGHDGDDHSGHTHLHDGYQSVEFVSEAPLDPRRLAALLERPPAGCYRIKGVAAFDVPGHRQKFVVHAVGGFVRVQRLPWSGEPRISRLVVIGAGLDPSEAHRGLQATVGDGTPDEHGILSITRYLSSV
- a CDS encoding rhodanese-related sulfurtransferase, with product MSTPKIVLFYVFTPLADPDAIRLWQQAICEQHGLRGRIIVSPHGINSTVGGDIVQVKRYVKATRSYPAFKHADIKWSDGTGDDFPRLSVRVRPEIVTFGVPDEVHVDEDGVVGGGTRLSPGEVNELVADRGEDVVFFDGRNRIEAEVGHFAGAVVTGAQSTRDFVPLLDSGAYDHLKDRPVVTYCTGGVRCEVLSSLMRARGFQEVYQLDGGIARYGEEFGDDGLWEGSLYVFDNRMTVEFSDHAAVVGTCARCGAKTSGVANFPDALGRELAVICPGCEAGASSESLEAASR
- a CDS encoding histone-like nucleoid-structuring protein Lsr2, which codes for MAKKEIVQVIDDIDGKVLDDYETVRWSLDGKAYEFDTSSKHAAQFRDSLEKYVSVSRVTSSRGIKRAAPVSTARSKEQTKAIREWANKNGYEVSDRGRIPLSVIDAFEAAH